The following proteins are co-located in the Streptomyces bottropensis ATCC 25435 genome:
- a CDS encoding LuxR C-terminal-related transcriptional regulator, with protein MAGDTRAHPGNLPADLTSTVGRRKETAEVLRLLSGSRLVTVVGTGGVGKSRLALHVARHVQATLPDGAWLVDLAEVIEEDLLALKVLSTLPMAMRAGTGTAGLVDSIGDRSLLLLLDNCEHIIDVCAKLAPDLLRACPNLRILVTSREPLRIDGESVFLTPPLSVPEEGQHRTKEAADRYDAVRLFLSRASAADPQFSLTPDNQEAVLALCRRLDGLPLAIELAAARTRSMPVPEILKRLEDRFGVLTSGSRTAPPRHRTLLATVDHSHEQCSEAARVLWARMSVFAGGAGLDAVERVGTEGELLSDEVHHALNELVEKSIVRFDNTRYHMLETLHQYGLRRLRASGGEHAARKAHRDYFAGLAARMEAGWFGADQTALLCAVLTDLPNIRVALKFCLTEPGEARAGLRMAADLGIAWFIGGLHHEARHWIDRLLAADPEPSRERVGALWVNGHFTVLGGAIPAGLLILDECYDLAKRFDDDAAIANVTFSRGIAHLFQGNLEAAVACFEEAVRRERQATGSTPHLAHSQVFLGMAWCCIGRPDRAVPVLEEAYGHCRAHGEKWLLSWAVMHLGHAALLQHRHADAMALLSEALTRKSDLDDMFGICIALDFLGLAEADRGDAERATRLMSAATALGEAFNIPHRFEAWIARSAQYLDQARESLGPSAYNKALKDGRRLSKDQAVAYALRKEPDPSQAGNGALPLTPREREVAGLLTKGKTNKEIATELFITRRTVDTHVENILNKLGFTSRTQVAALLGARETGQLLAIQQ; from the coding sequence ATGGCCGGTGACACTCGGGCGCATCCAGGTAATTTGCCCGCCGACCTGACCAGCACGGTCGGACGGCGGAAGGAGACGGCCGAAGTCCTGCGGTTGCTGTCGGGCTCACGGCTGGTGACCGTGGTCGGAACCGGTGGGGTCGGCAAGAGCCGGCTCGCTCTGCACGTCGCCCGCCATGTACAGGCGACACTTCCCGACGGTGCCTGGCTGGTGGACCTCGCCGAGGTGATCGAGGAGGACCTTCTCGCGCTGAAGGTTTTGTCCACGTTGCCCATGGCCATGCGCGCCGGAACGGGTACCGCCGGATTGGTCGACAGTATCGGCGACCGATCTTTGCTGCTCCTTCTCGACAATTGCGAACACATAATTGATGTCTGTGCGAAGCTGGCGCCCGATCTGCTGCGCGCTTGCCCGAATCTGCGCATACTCGTCACCAGTCGCGAGCCCCTGCGCATCGACGGGGAAAGCGTGTTCCTCACCCCACCGCTGTCCGTACCGGAAGAGGGTCAGCACCGGACGAAAGAGGCCGCCGACCGGTACGACGCCGTTCGTCTCTTCCTCAGCCGGGCCTCGGCGGCCGACCCCCAGTTCTCTCTCACCCCCGACAACCAGGAAGCGGTCCTCGCCCTGTGCCGACGGCTGGACGGGCTGCCACTGGCCATCGAACTCGCCGCCGCCCGCACGCGCAGCATGCCCGTCCCCGAGATCCTCAAGCGACTGGAGGACCGGTTCGGGGTCCTCACCTCCGGCAGCCGCACCGCACCGCCACGGCACCGTACCCTGCTCGCAACGGTGGACCACAGCCATGAGCAGTGCTCCGAGGCCGCGCGCGTGCTGTGGGCCCGGATGTCGGTGTTCGCGGGCGGCGCCGGCCTGGACGCCGTCGAGCGGGTGGGCACCGAAGGTGAACTGCTGTCCGACGAGGTGCACCATGCGCTGAACGAACTCGTCGAAAAATCGATCGTGCGCTTCGACAACACGCGCTACCACATGCTGGAAACGCTCCACCAGTACGGGCTCCGTCGTCTGAGGGCGAGCGGTGGGGAACACGCCGCACGAAAGGCGCACCGCGACTACTTCGCCGGCCTCGCGGCCCGGATGGAAGCGGGTTGGTTCGGAGCCGATCAAACCGCGCTGCTGTGTGCCGTACTGACCGATCTGCCCAACATCCGAGTCGCCCTGAAGTTCTGCCTCACCGAGCCCGGCGAGGCCCGCGCGGGCCTCCGCATGGCCGCCGACCTGGGAATTGCCTGGTTCATCGGTGGGCTTCACCACGAAGCGCGGCACTGGATCGACCGGCTCCTGGCCGCCGACCCCGAGCCCAGCCGGGAACGCGTAGGCGCTCTGTGGGTCAACGGCCACTTCACCGTACTCGGCGGCGCCATCCCCGCCGGACTGCTGATACTGGACGAGTGCTATGACCTGGCCAAGCGGTTCGACGACGATGCCGCCATCGCCAACGTGACGTTCAGTCGTGGCATCGCCCACCTCTTCCAGGGGAACCTCGAGGCTGCCGTGGCCTGCTTCGAGGAAGCGGTACGACGGGAACGCCAGGCCACCGGCTCCACCCCACACCTCGCCCACTCACAGGTGTTCCTGGGGATGGCGTGGTGCTGCATCGGCCGACCCGACCGCGCCGTCCCGGTCCTTGAGGAGGCCTACGGTCACTGTCGTGCCCACGGTGAGAAGTGGCTGCTGTCCTGGGCCGTCATGCATCTGGGCCACGCCGCGCTCCTCCAGCACCGGCACGCAGATGCGATGGCACTGCTGAGCGAGGCACTCACCCGCAAATCCGACCTTGATGACATGTTCGGGATATGCATCGCCCTGGACTTCCTCGGCTTGGCCGAGGCGGATCGCGGCGACGCGGAACGCGCCACGCGGCTCATGAGCGCGGCAACCGCCCTCGGTGAGGCGTTCAACATTCCCCACCGCTTCGAGGCGTGGATCGCCCGTAGCGCCCAGTACCTTGATCAGGCCCGGGAGAGCCTCGGCCCGAGTGCCTACAACAAGGCACTGAAGGACGGGCGCCGTCTCAGCAAGGACCAAGCCGTCGCCTATGCACTCCGCAAGGAACCGGATCCCAGCCAGGCAGGGAACGGGGCCCTGCCACTCACCCCCCGCGAACGGGAAGTGGCAGGCCTGCTGACCAAGGGGAAGACCAACAAGGAGATCGCGACCGAGCTCTTCATCACACGACGTACCGTCGACACACATGTCGAGAACATCCTGAACAAACTCGGCTTCACCTCCCGAACTCAGGTCGCCGCGCTGTTGGGCGCCCGCGAGACGGGACAACTTCTTGCGATACAGCAGTAG
- a CDS encoding BCCT family transporter, whose protein sequence is MSSHLGTDADTMPATPSGSSEASATAGPDTGAGTEGGGRLGSVFWTSLGISAVFVAWAVIFSDNLNKVTNNSLNWVTTTFGWSYLVITLAILIFLVFLAFSPAGDLRLGKDDDRPEFSTLTWFAMILSAVMGIGLVSYGVAEPISHLASPPHGLAQPNTPAAAVRALQYSYFDWGLQAWAIFAVFGLAIAYSTHRKGRRTLVSQLFVPLLGDRVNGPIGKTIDVLAVFATLFGTTTSLGLGALQVNNGLGRLWGMPVNNINQVLIIAAVTSIFTLSAVTGVSKGIKLLSQGSTLLAIALFVFILVVGPAVFIANLYIESVGQWATDFFRMSLQGTAFGGLQWMQWWTYFMMAWWVSWGAFVGVFLARISRGRTIRGFIMGVLVVPSVVFFTWFTVFGGTAIHIDMFEGGDIAKQTAADINSAFFATLDHYPLADVTSVVAIILVVMFFVSGADANTYVLSMMTSNGSLTPRRPVLVLWGVLTGVTAVVLMLAGGLNALQNTVIVTSLPFLVIIAGLAVSFWKELRADRKETTGAAL, encoded by the coding sequence ATGTCCAGTCATCTTGGAACGGACGCCGACACGATGCCCGCGACACCGTCGGGGAGCAGCGAGGCGAGCGCTACGGCAGGCCCGGACACCGGCGCAGGTACGGAGGGCGGCGGCAGACTCGGTTCGGTTTTCTGGACCTCCCTAGGCATCTCCGCCGTCTTCGTGGCCTGGGCGGTGATCTTCAGCGACAACCTCAACAAAGTCACGAATAACTCGCTGAACTGGGTGACAACCACCTTCGGCTGGTCCTATCTGGTGATCACGCTCGCCATCCTGATCTTCCTGGTGTTCCTGGCCTTCAGCCCCGCCGGCGACCTCCGCCTGGGCAAGGACGACGACCGCCCCGAGTTCTCGACGCTCACCTGGTTCGCCATGATCCTCAGCGCGGTCATGGGCATCGGACTGGTCTCCTACGGGGTCGCCGAACCGATCTCCCACCTGGCGTCGCCGCCGCACGGTCTCGCCCAGCCGAACACCCCGGCCGCGGCGGTGCGCGCGCTGCAGTACTCCTACTTCGACTGGGGTCTGCAGGCCTGGGCGATCTTCGCCGTTTTCGGTCTGGCCATCGCGTACTCGACCCACCGCAAGGGCCGGCGCACCCTGGTGAGCCAACTGTTCGTGCCACTGCTCGGCGACCGCGTGAACGGACCGATCGGCAAGACGATCGACGTGCTCGCCGTGTTCGCGACCCTCTTCGGCACCACGACATCCCTGGGCCTCGGAGCACTCCAGGTCAACAACGGTCTCGGCAGGCTGTGGGGGATGCCGGTCAACAACATCAACCAGGTGCTCATCATCGCCGCCGTCACCTCGATCTTCACGCTCTCGGCGGTGACCGGTGTCAGCAAAGGCATCAAGCTCTTGAGCCAGGGCAGCACCCTGCTGGCGATCGCGCTGTTCGTCTTCATACTGGTCGTCGGCCCGGCCGTGTTCATCGCGAACCTGTACATCGAGTCCGTCGGCCAGTGGGCCACCGACTTTTTCCGGATGAGCCTGCAGGGCACCGCGTTCGGCGGGCTTCAGTGGATGCAGTGGTGGACGTACTTCATGATGGCCTGGTGGGTCTCCTGGGGTGCCTTCGTCGGTGTTTTCCTGGCCCGGATCTCGCGGGGCCGCACCATCCGTGGATTCATCATGGGTGTCCTGGTCGTCCCCAGCGTGGTGTTCTTCACCTGGTTCACGGTCTTCGGCGGTACGGCGATCCACATCGACATGTTCGAGGGCGGCGACATCGCCAAGCAGACCGCGGCCGACATCAACAGCGCGTTCTTCGCGACCCTCGACCACTACCCCCTGGCTGACGTCACCTCGGTGGTCGCGATCATCCTGGTCGTGATGTTCTTCGTCTCCGGCGCGGACGCCAACACCTACGTGCTGTCCATGATGACCTCGAACGGATCGCTCACTCCGCGTCGTCCGGTACTCGTCCTCTGGGGCGTCCTCACCGGTGTCACCGCCGTCGTGCTCATGCTCGCCGGCGGGCTGAACGCCCTCCAGAACACCGTCATCGTGACGTCCCTGCCTTTCCTCGTGATCATCGCCGGTCTGGCGGTCTCCTTCTGGAAAGAGCTGAGGGCGGACAGGAAGGAGACGACCGGTGCCGCACTCTGA
- a CDS encoding aldehyde dehydrogenase, whose amino-acid sequence MSDINGLATLRHFIGGAWAEPASGEYFESGNPATGEVLYRAARGNAADIDQAVAAARKAFEDPRWRDLSQTRRGHLLRRLGDLIAENAEDLARMETRDNGKLLREMRGQLATLPEYYYYYAGLADKIHGDFIPTSDRQVLNYTAREPLGVVGAITPWNSPLTLTSSKLAPALCAGNTVVIKPSEHTSATVLRLAELALEAGFPPGAVNVVTGFGAEAGQALVDHRDLAKISFTGSTATGARIAAATASRFIGSTLELGGKSPNIVFEDANIPNAAMGVVAGIFAAAGQTCIAGSRVFAHRSVYDELLERVTQRARTIVIGDPLDEKTELGPLAFEGQRDKVAGYVDLGRDEGARVLTGGRATDGGLGGYFYEPTVLVDVDNTMRVVREEIFGPVLAVMPFDTEDEVVRLANDTEYGLAAGVWTTNLSRAHRMAARLDAGTVWVNTYRAMSPMSPRQGFKTSGVGVEHGTETIVEYTRLKSVWINTSEEPVADPFTMRS is encoded by the coding sequence ATGTCTGACATCAACGGCCTCGCCACGTTGCGGCACTTCATCGGCGGAGCATGGGCCGAGCCCGCTTCGGGCGAGTACTTCGAGAGCGGCAACCCGGCCACGGGCGAGGTCCTGTACCGCGCCGCGCGCGGCAACGCCGCCGACATCGACCAGGCCGTGGCCGCCGCACGGAAGGCGTTCGAGGACCCGCGCTGGCGCGACCTCAGCCAGACGCGGCGCGGACATCTGCTTCGGCGCCTGGGCGACCTGATCGCCGAGAACGCCGAGGACCTGGCCCGCATGGAGACGCGTGACAACGGCAAGCTGCTGCGCGAGATGCGCGGCCAGCTCGCCACCCTGCCGGAGTATTACTACTATTACGCCGGACTGGCTGACAAGATCCACGGCGACTTCATCCCCACCTCCGACCGCCAGGTGCTGAACTACACGGCCCGCGAGCCGCTCGGCGTCGTCGGAGCGATCACTCCCTGGAACTCCCCGCTGACGCTGACCAGCAGCAAACTGGCGCCCGCGCTCTGCGCCGGCAACACCGTCGTGATCAAGCCCTCCGAACACACTTCGGCAACGGTGCTCAGGCTCGCCGAACTGGCCCTGGAAGCGGGCTTCCCACCGGGAGCGGTGAACGTCGTCACCGGGTTCGGCGCGGAGGCCGGACAGGCCCTGGTCGACCACCGCGACCTCGCGAAGATCTCCTTCACCGGCAGCACCGCCACCGGGGCACGCATCGCCGCCGCCACGGCTAGCCGCTTCATCGGCTCGACGCTCGAACTCGGCGGCAAGTCGCCCAACATCGTCTTCGAGGACGCGAACATCCCGAACGCGGCGATGGGCGTCGTCGCCGGCATCTTCGCCGCCGCCGGACAGACCTGCATCGCCGGAAGCCGCGTGTTCGCGCACCGTTCCGTCTACGACGAACTCCTCGAACGGGTCACGCAACGCGCCCGGACCATCGTCATCGGCGACCCCTTGGACGAGAAGACCGAGCTCGGCCCACTGGCCTTCGAAGGCCAGCGCGACAAGGTCGCCGGGTACGTCGACCTCGGTCGCGACGAAGGCGCCCGGGTACTGACCGGCGGCCGAGCCACCGACGGCGGCCTCGGCGGGTACTTCTACGAGCCGACCGTCCTCGTGGACGTCGACAACACCATGCGCGTCGTACGCGAGGAGATCTTCGGCCCCGTCCTCGCGGTCATGCCCTTCGACACCGAGGACGAGGTCGTACGTCTGGCCAACGACACCGAGTACGGACTCGCGGCCGGCGTGTGGACGACGAACCTGTCGCGGGCGCACCGGATGGCGGCGCGCCTGGACGCCGGGACGGTGTGGGTCAACACGTACCGCGCCATGTCCCCGATGTCACCGCGCCAGGGTTTCAAGACCAGCGGCGTGGGCGTCGAGCACGGCACGGAGACGATCGTGGAATACACGCGGCTCAAAAGCGTCTGGATCAACACGAGCGAGGAGCCCGTGGCCGACCCCTTCACGATGCGGAGCTGA
- a CDS encoding amino acid synthesis family protein — protein sequence MQEWLDHPDESIGLRKLVLYRDIVLTEAGKAPAHPTRRASIAAVIRNPWLGTGPSAELSVEQNRVAPVLARLLTDRLVASLGGADEIEAFGKAAIVGAAGEIEHAGALIHTPYFGNLVREFLQGESVICFADTRAEAGETLVVPLWHKTRASTRSHYQTISARVSDAPRADEIVVIAAASTGPRPHPRIGDRMTDPVVTIETLEVVAP from the coding sequence ATGCAAGAGTGGCTGGATCACCCAGACGAGAGCATCGGTCTCCGCAAGCTCGTTCTCTACCGCGACATCGTGCTGACCGAGGCGGGGAAGGCACCCGCGCACCCGACGCGAAGAGCCAGCATCGCCGCGGTCATACGGAACCCGTGGCTGGGCACAGGCCCCTCGGCCGAGCTGTCCGTGGAGCAGAACCGCGTCGCCCCGGTGCTCGCCAGGTTGCTGACGGACCGGCTCGTCGCTTCCCTGGGTGGCGCGGACGAGATCGAGGCGTTCGGAAAGGCCGCCATCGTCGGCGCGGCCGGCGAGATCGAGCACGCCGGGGCCCTCATTCACACCCCGTACTTCGGCAATCTGGTGCGGGAGTTCCTCCAGGGCGAGTCGGTCATCTGCTTCGCCGACACCCGTGCCGAGGCGGGCGAGACCCTGGTAGTACCGCTCTGGCACAAGACGCGGGCCTCGACGCGCAGCCATTACCAGACCATCAGTGCCCGCGTCTCCGACGCCCCACGCGCGGACGAGATCGTCGTCATCGCGGCGGCCTCGACGGGGCCGCGCCCGCATCCCCGGATCGGGGACCGTATGACCGACCCCGTCGTCACCATCGAAACCCTGGAGGTTGTCGCCCCATGA
- a CDS encoding condensation domain-containing protein, which translates to MKRSAKFSGCQERYGALTLAQVQVLLCTAEEDPAEINLHTVLELPPGVSVEGVTRTLGVLMERHESLRTAYFVAPEPYQHVRGTGEVPVAVHAAEGDPAACAHALGARLRAVRFDPAVDWPLRAAVITADEMPAYLVLAVSHVAFDAAALALVQREWLSLLAGQELPEAAEVHPVDLAVIEASPRGRRRSADSLRYWESQLRSGPQAMLTLPAAPSSATSPSAPTSVRRLRIRSHSAAEALGVLAERTGTSRSKIVLTALCALTAHLAGQRRAVAVTISGNRRLPEVRNYVGTVAQDALLSVDTSGTTFDGLVNRVRESAELAYANSWFDAGELRKMLWRIGCERGTSFARDCVFNDISPLGLDDWKRAGQEDPRDPAQEIQLDWLPAEPYTRGLELWAFRMKDELDLALSADPSQLRSEDTELFGRGIAALLIEAARHDLPLGEIPAITGLPAVVRSPRWLMSDGCWINLDDMHELVATALASLAEPSRPVFQVIPEPDDRLEHRLVCYLTGVSAAWSTAELTQLHSACVHALHGRRSAMAPHHYVVCDGAPANPADTAAWREQPVLLTTTGRG; encoded by the coding sequence ATGAAGCGTAGTGCGAAATTCTCCGGCTGCCAGGAGCGGTATGGAGCGCTCACCCTGGCACAGGTCCAAGTGCTGCTCTGCACGGCTGAGGAAGATCCCGCCGAGATCAACCTGCACACCGTCTTGGAGTTGCCGCCCGGGGTGAGCGTCGAGGGGGTCACGAGGACTCTGGGCGTGCTGATGGAGCGTCACGAGTCACTACGTACCGCCTACTTCGTGGCACCCGAGCCGTATCAGCATGTACGCGGCACCGGGGAGGTGCCGGTGGCAGTTCATGCCGCCGAGGGCGATCCGGCGGCGTGCGCTCATGCGTTGGGCGCGCGGCTACGTGCTGTGCGGTTCGATCCGGCGGTCGACTGGCCGCTGCGTGCGGCCGTGATCACCGCCGACGAGATGCCCGCCTACCTTGTCCTCGCCGTTTCCCACGTGGCTTTCGACGCTGCCGCGCTCGCTCTTGTGCAGCGCGAATGGCTGAGTCTGCTCGCCGGGCAGGAACTGCCCGAAGCGGCCGAGGTGCATCCTGTCGACCTCGCGGTCATCGAGGCCTCACCCAGAGGACGCCGCCGCTCCGCCGACTCACTGCGCTACTGGGAGAGCCAACTGCGCAGCGGTCCGCAGGCGATGCTCACCCTGCCTGCCGCACCTTCGTCCGCCACCTCGCCGTCCGCACCGACCTCTGTACGGCGACTGCGCATCCGGTCGCACAGCGCGGCCGAAGCACTTGGTGTACTCGCTGAGCGCACCGGCACCAGTCGGTCCAAAATCGTGCTCACGGCCCTGTGCGCCCTCACCGCCCACCTCGCCGGACAGCGCAGGGCAGTGGCCGTGACGATCTCCGGGAACCGTCGTCTGCCCGAAGTCAGAAACTATGTGGGCACTGTGGCCCAGGACGCTTTGCTGTCCGTGGACACCAGTGGAACCACCTTTGACGGGCTTGTGAACCGCGTCCGGGAAAGTGCCGAACTCGCCTATGCGAACAGTTGGTTCGATGCTGGAGAGCTGCGGAAAATGCTATGGCGGATAGGATGCGAACGCGGCACCAGCTTCGCGCGCGACTGCGTCTTCAACGACATCAGCCCGCTGGGCCTGGATGATTGGAAGCGGGCCGGCCAAGAAGACCCGCGCGATCCGGCGCAGGAGATCCAACTCGACTGGCTGCCCGCCGAGCCCTATACCCGCGGCCTGGAACTCTGGGCGTTCCGTATGAAGGATGAACTCGACCTCGCCCTGTCGGCAGACCCGTCCCAGCTCCGGTCCGAAGACACGGAGCTGTTCGGCAGGGGAATCGCCGCACTGCTGATCGAGGCCGCGCGGCATGATCTCCCTCTCGGCGAGATCCCGGCCATCACCGGACTCCCAGCCGTGGTCCGAAGCCCGCGATGGCTGATGTCCGACGGATGTTGGATCAACCTGGATGACATGCATGAGCTGGTCGCCACCGCCTTGGCCTCACTGGCGGAACCGAGCCGGCCGGTCTTCCAGGTGATTCCCGAGCCCGACGACCGGTTGGAACATCGCCTCGTGTGCTACCTGACCGGCGTGAGCGCTGCGTGGTCGACAGCCGAACTGACACAACTGCACAGCGCCTGCGTCCACGCTCTGCACGGCCGTCGCTCAGCGATGGCCCCGCACCACTATGTGGTGTGCGACGGTGCACCGGCCAACCCGGCCGACACAGCCGCATGGCGCGAGCAGCCGGTACTTCTCACCACTACCGGACGGGGATGA
- a CDS encoding LLM class flavin-dependent oxidoreductase — protein MRFSLFVHMERWDEEVSHRQLFENLSELALMAEAGGFGTVWIGEHHSMEYTISPSPMPLLAHLAAKTSTIRLGAGTVIAPFWHPIRVAGECALLDVISNGRMEIGLARGAYQFEFDRLADGLPAADGGKHLRELVPAVRALWQGDYAHDGEIWRFPTSTSVPKPVQRPTPPMWIAARDPASHDFAVAQGCNVMVTPLMKGDEEVADLKRKFDTAVANHPEVPRPDLMVLRHTHVHSPDEPDGWRPAAEAINRFYRTFDAWFGNKTTPQNGFLPPSPESKFEGRPEFQPDALHKTAMIGTPAEVIERLRSYAELGVDEYSFWIDNSMSHEEKRKSLELFIKEVMPAFQ, from the coding sequence ATGAGGTTTTCGCTGTTCGTGCACATGGAGCGCTGGGACGAGGAGGTCAGTCACCGCCAGCTCTTCGAGAACCTCTCCGAGCTGGCTCTGATGGCCGAGGCCGGGGGATTCGGCACCGTGTGGATAGGCGAGCACCACTCCATGGAGTACACGATCTCCCCGAGCCCGATGCCGCTGCTCGCCCACCTCGCCGCGAAGACCTCGACCATCCGCCTGGGTGCCGGGACCGTCATCGCCCCGTTCTGGCACCCGATCCGGGTCGCCGGTGAGTGTGCGCTGCTCGACGTCATCAGCAACGGCCGGATGGAGATCGGACTCGCCCGGGGCGCCTACCAGTTCGAGTTCGACCGGCTGGCGGACGGACTGCCTGCGGCGGACGGTGGAAAGCACCTGCGCGAACTCGTGCCCGCCGTCCGCGCCCTCTGGCAGGGCGACTACGCCCACGACGGCGAGATCTGGCGGTTCCCGACCTCGACCAGCGTGCCCAAGCCGGTTCAGCGGCCCACCCCGCCCATGTGGATCGCCGCCCGCGACCCCGCCTCCCACGACTTCGCGGTGGCCCAGGGCTGCAACGTCATGGTCACCCCGTTGATGAAGGGCGACGAGGAAGTCGCCGATCTCAAGCGGAAGTTCGACACCGCCGTGGCGAACCATCCAGAGGTGCCACGTCCCGACCTGATGGTGCTGCGACACACGCATGTCCACTCCCCGGACGAGCCCGACGGCTGGCGCCCGGCCGCGGAGGCGATCAACCGCTTCTACCGGACCTTCGACGCCTGGTTCGGCAACAAGACCACCCCGCAGAACGGATTCCTGCCGCCCAGCCCTGAATCCAAGTTCGAAGGCCGGCCGGAGTTCCAGCCGGACGCACTGCACAAGACCGCGATGATCGGTACCCCGGCCGAGGTCATCGAGCGGCTGCGCTCCTATGCGGAACTCGGCGTCGACGAGTACAGCTTCTGGATCGACAACAGCATGTCGCACGAGGAGAAGCGCAAGTCCCTGGAGCTGTTCATCAAGGAAGTCATGCCGGCCTTCCAGTGA
- a CDS encoding alpha/beta fold hydrolase codes for MSKPTLVLLHGVGLDHTMWEPAAALLADRFTVVAPDLPGHGTRPPVRDGVTLAELAAGVGDEIPAGSHLVGFSLGALVAQHVALHRPDLVATLSSVSSVCERTAAERASVLDRLRTAEADFTASAAASLKRWYDGTGVAPDLVARTEATLLANDVASFLSCYRVFATADADLAADLGAIGVRALAVTGEDDPGSTPEMTRRLAAALPDCRAQVIPQARHMLPVERPEAFVECLTTFIGERAHV; via the coding sequence ATGAGCAAGCCGACCCTGGTTCTGCTGCACGGCGTCGGGCTCGACCACACCATGTGGGAGCCCGCCGCCGCGCTCCTGGCCGACCGTTTCACCGTGGTCGCCCCCGACCTGCCCGGGCACGGCACCCGTCCGCCGGTGAGAGACGGAGTGACCCTCGCCGAGCTGGCCGCCGGGGTGGGCGACGAGATCCCGGCGGGCTCGCACCTGGTCGGATTCTCGCTGGGCGCCCTGGTCGCCCAGCATGTGGCGCTGCACCGTCCGGACCTGGTGGCCACGCTGAGTTCGGTCAGTTCGGTATGCGAACGTACGGCCGCGGAGCGGGCGTCCGTACTCGACCGGCTGCGCACCGCCGAGGCCGACTTCACGGCGAGTGCGGCCGCGTCGCTCAAGCGGTGGTACGACGGCACGGGCGTCGCCCCCGACCTGGTGGCCCGCACCGAGGCCACGCTGCTCGCCAACGACGTCGCTTCCTTCCTCAGCTGCTACCGCGTGTTCGCCACGGCGGACGCCGACCTCGCAGCGGACCTGGGCGCCATCGGCGTACGCGCCCTGGCGGTGACGGGTGAGGACGATCCGGGGTCCACCCCCGAGATGACCCGCCGACTCGCCGCGGCGCTTCCCGACTGCCGTGCACAGGTCATCCCCCAGGCACGCCACATGCTGCCCGTCGAGCGCCCCGAGGCGTTCGTCGAGTGCCTCACCACCTTCATCGGAGAGCGCGCACATGTCTGA
- a CDS encoding amino acid synthesis family protein produces MSIRKIVTIVEEIRTEGGRPLARPARIAVVAAVIENPWAGQGFVEDLAPGIDAHASDLGALLAPAALDALEAPAEAYGKAAIVGLDGEIEHGSALIHTLKFGDHFRKAANATTLLPAVEKRGPAGVVFDIPLKHITDATIRSHHQTVEVRLSDAPHPGEIVIALAAAAQGRPQQRLAALSTEQ; encoded by the coding sequence ATGAGCATCCGCAAGATCGTGACCATCGTCGAGGAGATCCGCACCGAGGGCGGCCGCCCACTCGCCCGCCCCGCCAGGATCGCGGTCGTCGCGGCGGTGATCGAGAACCCCTGGGCCGGCCAGGGATTCGTCGAGGACCTCGCGCCCGGCATCGACGCGCACGCCTCCGACCTCGGCGCGCTGCTCGCTCCGGCGGCGCTCGACGCGCTGGAGGCCCCTGCGGAGGCGTACGGCAAGGCCGCCATCGTCGGTCTGGACGGCGAGATCGAGCACGGCTCGGCGCTGATCCACACGCTCAAGTTCGGGGACCACTTCCGCAAGGCCGCGAACGCCACAACCCTGCTGCCGGCGGTCGAGAAGCGCGGGCCCGCCGGTGTGGTCTTCGACATCCCGCTGAAACACATCACCGACGCCACGATCCGCTCGCACCACCAAACCGTCGAAGTCAGGCTGAGCGACGCCCCCCATCCGGGCGAGATCGTCATCGCTCTCGCCGCGGCCGCCCAGGGGCGCCCCCAGCAGCGCCTGGCAGCGCTCTCGACCGAGCAGTAG
- a CDS encoding tautomerase family protein has protein sequence MPQVAITLAEGRTPAQIRELIHEVHAAVLRTVHTRPEYIRVVVHEVPRTHWATGDVTLTEMDPAPTEAAGTGAKEQS, from the coding sequence ATGCCACAGGTCGCCATCACCCTCGCCGAGGGCCGCACCCCGGCGCAGATCCGGGAGCTGATCCACGAGGTGCACGCAGCCGTCCTGCGCACCGTACATACCCGGCCGGAGTACATCCGAGTCGTCGTCCACGAGGTCCCCCGGACGCACTGGGCCACCGGTGACGTCACCCTCACCGAGATGGACCCCGCACCGACAGAAGCCGCCGGAACAGGCGCGAAGGAGCAGTCATGA